One Clavelina lepadiformis chromosome 1, kaClaLepa1.1, whole genome shotgun sequence genomic region harbors:
- the LOC143452549 gene encoding alpha-tectorin-like yields the protein MGFLVVFFTVVLLGLSEVYAQNVMQEGQLALNCTTERVTIRVSTSYLKNLSVSEVDSLMLVNANKTSFDNAQCTQNTFSGGYYQFDLLLLQCASSITTDDDNLYASYTVRVMPNFSGQTTSRDASVYFNLFCHFRRQVNSSADEVVNPQVTQRRLHVQPELGGDVQLQMARYTNGSFSSRSSVWNAFDNDLVYIGLSLNADDRFNLILQGQQCWATPDSNINNPIRYSIISNGCAENDPFIENANEVYKNFNDTWVLFSFTVFHWTGLPLANQQMYIHCTVNVCDQSEAANVCNHYSCGKRKRRNILSSASRDQMETISWGPIFLENNDLKEKDETNNEMCSKDELACAYDCAVDNFGNAMCYCPEGMISEDNGKLCKENPVNFKFAGLRIFLLSTSLMEDAVIVTVGIFLFAAIVSLIAHNMLKKGTEFA from the exons ATGGGGtttcttgttgttttcttCACAGTTGTTTTACTGGGCTTATCGGAAG TCTATGCACAAAACGTAATGCAAGAAGGTCAACTGGCACTGAACTGCACAACCGAAAGAGTCACAATAAG AGTATCTACTTCATATTTGAAAAATCTGTCAGTATCTGAGGTGGATTCGTTGATGCTGGTGAATGCCAATAAAACTTCCTTTGACAATGCCCAGTGTACACAAAACACATTTTCAGGGGGATACTATCAGTTTGATTTGCTTTTGCTACAATGCGCCTCTAGTATTACC ACGGATGATGATAATTTGTATGCTTCCTATACTGTCCGTGTAATGCCAAATTTTTCTGGACAAACCACTTCAAGGGATGCTTCAGTATATTTTAACCTATTTTGTCATTTCCGCCGACAAGTAAATTCATCTGCTGATGAAGTTGTCAACCCACAAGTTAC GCAAAGAAGATTACATGTGCAACCAGAATTGGGTGGTGACGTGCAGTTGCAAATGGCTCGTTACACAAACGGGTCTTTTTCGAGTCGCAGTAGTGTTTGGAACGCTTTTGATAACGATCTTGTGTACATCGGTCTTTCCCTGAATGCTGACGACCGTTTTAACCTGATTTTGCAA GGTCAACAATGTTGGGCAACTCCGGACTCTAATATAAACAACCCAATACGTTATTCCATTATAAGCAACGG CTGTGCAGAAAACGATCCTTTCATAGAGAACGCCAATGAAgtatacaaaaattttaatgatacTTGGgtattgttttcatttactGTGTTTCACTGGACCGGCCTTCCCCTGGCAAATCAACAGATGTATATTCACTGCACAGTTAATGTGTGCGACCAAAGCGAGGCAGCGAACGTTTGCAATCAT TACTCCTGTGGCAAGCGCAAACGTCGCAACATTCTATCAAGTGCTTCAAGGGATCAGATGGAAACTATTTCTTGGGGACCTATATTTCTGGAAAATAATGATCTGAAAGAAAAAGATGAAACTAACAATGAAATGTGCAGCAAG GATGAGCTAGCATGTGCTTACGACTGTGCGGTCGATAATTTCGGCAACGCAATGTGTTACTGCCCTGAGGGAATGATATCCGAAGACAATGGAAAACTTTGTAAAG aaaatcctgtcaattttaaatttgcgGGGCTTCGTATTTTCCTGCTTTCCACCTCACTAATGGAAGATGCTGTTATAGTTACTGTGGGCATATTCCTCTTTGCAGCCATTGTCAGCCTTATTGCACACAACATGTTGAAAAAGGGAACTGAGTTTGCTTGA